A window from Moritella yayanosii encodes these proteins:
- a CDS encoding cytochrome c1: MKKLFIALLTLLPMAAFAAGNAVHLDEANYDLRDKASLQNGAKIFMNYCSTCHSTQYQRYSRVADDLGIDRDVMSENLVFTGVKVGSLMLTAMPAESGAKWFGATPPDLTLEARLRGADWVYTYLRSFYIDETRPFGVNNLVFPSVGMPHVLEELQGTARLLEIKHNEEELDLPEGARIVKETAVVDANGVATGEILTSYLSPDGNGELSAEEFDEAMLDLVNFLVYSAEPNQLERQEMGFWVIGFLLILLVFTWFLNREYWRDIH, encoded by the coding sequence ATGAAAAAATTATTTATCGCGTTACTTACCCTATTGCCTATGGCTGCCTTTGCAGCTGGTAATGCTGTACATTTAGATGAAGCCAATTATGATTTAAGAGACAAAGCATCACTGCAAAATGGTGCTAAAATCTTCATGAATTATTGTTCTACGTGTCACTCTACGCAATATCAACGTTATTCACGTGTTGCCGACGATCTGGGTATCGATCGTGATGTAATGTCTGAAAATTTGGTATTTACCGGGGTGAAAGTTGGCTCATTAATGTTAACGGCGATGCCTGCTGAAAGTGGTGCTAAATGGTTTGGTGCGACCCCACCGGACCTCACACTTGAAGCGCGTTTACGTGGTGCAGATTGGGTTTATACTTACCTGCGTTCTTTCTATATTGACGAAACTCGCCCATTTGGTGTGAATAATTTGGTATTCCCAAGTGTCGGTATGCCGCATGTACTTGAAGAACTACAAGGTACAGCGCGTCTTTTAGAAATAAAACATAACGAAGAAGAGCTAGATCTGCCGGAAGGTGCTAGAATTGTTAAAGAAACCGCAGTTGTTGACGCTAATGGTGTTGCAACAGGTGAAATTCTGACTAGCTACCTAAGTCCCGATGGAAACGGTGAGTTATCAGCAGAAGAGTTTGATGAAGCAATGCTAGACTTGGTAAACTTCTTAGTTTACTCAGCAGAGCCAAATCAGCTTGAACGTCAAGAAATGGGCTTCTGGGTTATTGGATTCTTACTTATTCTACTTGTATTTACTTGGTTCCTGAACCGCGAATACTGGCGTGATATCCACTAA
- the sspA gene encoding stringent starvation protein SspA, with protein MALAANKRSVMVLYSEPTDLYSHQVRIVLAEKGVSVDIHQVDRNNLPEDLIDLNPYQTVPTLIDRELTLYNSRIIMEYLDERFPHPPLMPVYPVSRGSSRLMMHRIENDWYSLVTKIMKGSVEEAAVARKQLQEALMSISPIFAEYPYFMSEEFSLVDCYMAPLLWRLPELGIDLPGQAASELKNYMLRVFDRESFQASLTEQEREMRMLM; from the coding sequence ATGGCATTAGCTGCTAATAAACGTTCAGTTATGGTGTTATATTCGGAGCCGACTGATCTATATAGTCATCAAGTCCGAATCGTTTTAGCTGAAAAAGGCGTAAGTGTTGATATTCATCAGGTTGATCGTAATAACCTACCTGAAGATTTAATTGATTTAAATCCTTACCAAACAGTACCGACATTAATCGACCGTGAACTAACATTATATAACTCGCGTATCATCATGGAATATCTGGATGAGCGTTTTCCGCATCCACCTTTGATGCCGGTTTACCCTGTTTCACGTGGTAGTAGCCGTCTAATGATGCACCGTATCGAAAACGATTGGTATTCATTAGTAACTAAGATCATGAAAGGCTCTGTTGAAGAAGCTGCTGTAGCGCGTAAGCAATTGCAAGAAGCATTAATGAGTATCAGCCCTATTTTTGCTGAATACCCATACTTCATGAGTGAAGAATTCAGCTTAGTAGATTGCTACATGGCACCGTTATTATGGCGTTTACCAGAACTAGGTATTGATCTTCCAGGCCAAGCTGCAAGTGAGTTAAAGAACTATATGCTACGAGTATTTGATCGTGAATCATTCCAAGCATCTTTAACTGAACAAGAACGTGAAATGAGAATGTTAATGTAA
- the sspB gene encoding ClpXP protease specificity-enhancing factor — MDKMTPIRPYLLRSHYEWLLDNDLTPHIVVDAHIAGVYVPQQFVQDGQIVLNIAPSAVVAFELNNTALSFNARFGGVPFDVYVPIAAITAIYARENGAGSMFEPEQAYLDQAEQDSAEVAVEPSEEKSKPALVSAPAVSSESQSDTPERPKPTKGKPALRVIK, encoded by the coding sequence ATGGATAAAATGACCCCAATTCGTCCCTATTTATTACGTAGCCACTATGAGTGGTTACTTGATAATGACTTAACACCGCACATTGTTGTTGATGCGCATATTGCTGGTGTTTACGTGCCACAACAGTTTGTTCAAGATGGCCAGATCGTGTTGAACATTGCGCCTAGCGCTGTGGTTGCTTTTGAGTTAAACAATACTGCTTTGAGCTTTAATGCTCGTTTCGGTGGCGTACCTTTTGATGTTTATGTACCAATTGCAGCGATCACTGCTATCTATGCGCGTGAGAACGGTGCTGGTAGTATGTTTGAACCAGAGCAAGCATATCTCGATCAAGCTGAACAAGATAGCGCTGAAGTGGCTGTTGAGCCAAGTGAAGAGAAAAGCAAGCCTGCGTTGGTCAGTGCGCCTGCTGTTAGCTCTGAAAGTCAGAGTGACACGCCAGAACGTCCAAAACCAACGAAAGGTAAACCCGCTTTACGGGTCATTAAGTAA